The Egibacteraceae bacterium sequence AGTCGGTCGCCGCCGCGCTCGTCGGCGCGGGGATGAGCTACGGGCACCGGCGGGTACGCTGGCGCGCCGTGGGCCGCCTCGGCCTGGCGTGGCTGCTCACGCTGCCCGCGAGCGCCGCCCTCGCCGCGGCGGTGGCCCGAGGAGGTGCGCTGCTGTCGTGACCGACCACCAGCGGGTGCGGGAAGGCAGGCTGCGCCGCCTGTTGCGCGACCTGAGCGGCCGGGGCGACGAGATCTTCGTCACCCATCTCACCGGTCAGATCGACGCCACCCTCGAAGGGGTGCGCATCGCCCTCGGGGCCGTGGAGGGCGGGGACACCTCCACCGCGCGCGACCGCATGGGCGGGGTCGAGCACGAGGGCGACGACGAACGGGCCCAGCTCGTCGAGGAGCTCGCGCGCGCCCTCACCACGCCGATCGACCGCGAGGACCTCTTCCGGCTGTCGCGCTCGATCGACGACGTGCTCGACAACCTCCGCGACTTCACCCGCGAGCTCGACCTCTTCCGGCCCCGCGACCGCAACAGCCTCGCGCCCCTCATCGAGGCGGTCCGCGGCGGCATGGAGGCACTGCGCGTCGCCGTCGGCTACCTGGTCGAGCGCCCCGCCGACGTGGCCGACGCGAGCAAGAACGCCAAGCGCCACGGCAACGAGCTGCGCCGCCTGTACCAACACGCCCTCGCCGACCTCTACCGGGGCGAGCTGACGATCGAGACACTGAAGAACCGCGACCTGCTCCGCCGACTCGACGTCGTCGGGCTGCGCCTCGACGAGGCCGCGGACGCCCTGGCCGACGGGGTCCTGAAGCGCAGCCATTAGTGCTCCCCCGGGTATGGGGCTACCCTGACGGCACGACACCCCCTTTCGAGGAAGACTTCTCATGGCGGACCTGCCCGCTCACGACATCGCCGACCTCGGCCTCGCCGCGCGCGGCAAGGCCCGCATCGAGTGGGCCGATCGCTCGATGCCGGTTCTGGCCGCCATCCGGGAACGGTTCGCCGCGGAGCGACCCCTCGAGGGGCAGACCGTGGCGGCGTGCCTGCACGTGACGACCGAGACCGCCAACCTCGTGCGCACCCTCGCCGCAGGGGGGGCGAAGGTGACCCTCGTCGCGAGCAACCCGCTGTCCACCCAGGACGACACCGCCGCGGCGCTCGTCGCCAAGTACGGGATCGCGACCTACGCCATCCGCGGTGAGGACAACGCCTCGTACTACCGGCACATCGACACGGCGCTCGACGAGCAGCCCACGATCACCATGGACGACGGCTGCGACCTCGTGAACCGTCTCCACACCGAACGCCCCGACCAGACGGCCCGCGTCCTCGCCGGCACGGAGGAGACCACGACCGGCGTCATCCGGCTGCGGGCGATGGAGA is a genomic window containing:
- a CDS encoding inorganic phosphate transporter, with amino-acid sequence GAPAYPPVPVAHPRADERGGDRLRHGHGSAAVGAPVSMTQSVAAALVGAGMSYGHRRVRWRAVGRLGLAWLLTLPASAALAAAVARGGALLS
- a CDS encoding DUF47 family protein; the encoded protein is MTDHQRVREGRLRRLLRDLSGRGDEIFVTHLTGQIDATLEGVRIALGAVEGGDTSTARDRMGGVEHEGDDERAQLVEELARALTTPIDREDLFRLSRSIDDVLDNLRDFTRELDLFRPRDRNSLAPLIEAVRGGMEALRVAVGYLVERPADVADASKNAKRHGNELRRLYQHALADLYRGELTIETLKNRDLLRRLDVVGLRLDEAADALADGVLKRSH